A stretch of Pseudomonas sp. CCC3.1 DNA encodes these proteins:
- a CDS encoding Ivy family c-type lysozyme inhibitor: MKTFMALTFVGVSTTLMFSDALADQYLFDIASKEPYKKAYQAMFTFPDWVRSGQGTSSPVEEVLIGGDTYTLGQMCKPHDCADNQFIVVFSPDKTKAWGLLATRSADDRSFNTQVLGEPDSAIRDFLDKTLADNNPED, translated from the coding sequence ATGAAAACTTTCATGGCTTTAACGTTTGTCGGCGTCTCGACGACATTGATGTTTTCTGATGCGTTGGCGGATCAATATCTGTTCGATATAGCGAGTAAAGAACCCTATAAAAAAGCCTATCAGGCAATGTTTACCTTTCCTGACTGGGTTCGTAGCGGGCAAGGCACTTCAAGCCCTGTTGAGGAAGTGCTCATTGGGGGAGATACCTACACATTAGGGCAAATGTGCAAACCTCATGATTGTGCCGACAATCAATTCATTGTTGTTTTCAGTCCAGACAAAACAAAGGCGTGGGGGCTATTGGCGACGCGTTCTGCAGATGATCGTTCTTTTAATACGCAAGTGTTGGGTGAGCCTGATAGCGCTATTCGGGATTTTCTGGATAAAACCCTGGCTGATAATAATCCCGAGGATTGA
- a CDS encoding DUF2388 domain-containing protein, which yields MDSSKALAIAVMAMISATALAAENNNPFQAALMITTIVPCVIVSGATAATSSIPDLFKSAKSDALAFIGSDGEIRGSEFEQASRYYRATYSRPLMSDQQLALAIAASL from the coding sequence ATGGACTCTTCGAAGGCCCTCGCAATCGCTGTTATGGCGATGATTAGCGCCACAGCCCTGGCAGCAGAAAACAACAACCCGTTTCAGGCCGCGCTCATGATTACCACCATAGTCCCCTGTGTAATCGTCTCCGGGGCCACAGCGGCCACCTCCAGCATTCCCGACCTTTTCAAGTCAGCCAAGAGCGACGCCCTGGCGTTCATAGGTTCGGATGGCGAGATACGTGGATCAGAGTTTGAGCAGGCTTCTCGCTACTACCGAGCCACCTACAGTCGCCCCCTTATGTCCGACCAGCAACTCGCGCTGGCGATTGCAGCTTCTTTGTAA
- a CDS encoding DMT family transporter, which yields MNTSVIYALAAAALFGASTPLAKVLGTEVPPVLLAGLLYLGSGVGLLLARCIRDRSWKRSGLSVGEWPWLVGAIVFGGILGPVALMFGLTRTSGATASLMLNLEPVLTALLAWVVFKENADRRIVLGMLAIIVGGIVLSWPSGQAPGVSHSLLGPLAVAFACFCWAVDNNLTRKVSASDALYIAGAKGLFAGLVNCTIALMLGAQWVPVQVLTPTLLIGFLGYGVSLVLFVLALRGLGAARTGAYFSTAPFLGAGISILVLGESVSWLFWLAAAFMIIGVWLHLTESHDHTHQHQPLEHTHRHIHDEHHQHEHVGNEPAGVAHSHTHQHLPIRHNHPHFPDIHHRHTH from the coding sequence ATGAATACAAGTGTGATTTATGCATTGGCAGCGGCGGCGCTGTTCGGCGCCAGTACTCCGCTGGCTAAAGTGTTGGGTACAGAGGTCCCGCCGGTGTTGCTGGCCGGGCTGCTGTATTTGGGCAGCGGCGTGGGCTTGTTGCTGGCGCGTTGTATTCGCGACCGTAGCTGGAAGCGCTCGGGGCTGAGTGTCGGCGAATGGCCGTGGCTGGTCGGGGCGATTGTATTTGGCGGGATATTAGGACCGGTTGCCCTGATGTTTGGCTTGACCCGAACCAGCGGTGCCACAGCCTCGTTGATGTTGAACCTTGAACCTGTGCTGACGGCGCTCTTGGCCTGGGTGGTGTTCAAGGAAAACGCGGACCGCAGGATTGTGCTGGGCATGCTGGCGATTATCGTGGGCGGGATTGTGCTGTCATGGCCGTCGGGGCAAGCCCCGGGCGTTTCGCACTCCCTGCTTGGGCCGCTCGCGGTGGCGTTTGCCTGCTTTTGTTGGGCGGTGGACAACAACCTGACGCGCAAGGTGTCGGCTTCTGATGCGTTGTATATCGCCGGGGCCAAAGGCTTGTTTGCCGGACTGGTGAATTGCACGATTGCGTTGATGCTTGGGGCGCAGTGGGTGCCTGTTCAGGTGTTGACCCCTACGTTGTTGATTGGCTTTTTAGGATACGGCGTAAGTCTGGTGCTGTTTGTACTGGCATTACGTGGCTTGGGGGCGGCTCGCACCGGTGCCTACTTTTCAACGGCGCCTTTCTTGGGGGCAGGCATCTCTATTCTGGTGCTGGGAGAATCGGTGTCGTGGCTGTTCTGGCTGGCCGCGGCGTTCATGATAATCGGCGTGTGGCTGCACTTGACCGAGTCGCATGACCACACCCATCAACACCAGCCGCTGGAGCACACCCATCGTCATATTCATGACGAGCATCATCAGCATGAGCACGTCGGGAATGAGCCTGCCGGCGTTGCGCACAGTCATACACATCAGCATTTGCCTATTCGGCATAACCATCCGCATTTTCCGGATATTCATCATCGCCACACGCATTGA
- a CDS encoding sigma-70 family RNA polymerase sigma factor, whose product MTLPESFFDYEACLLACARGERQALVALYAQESARLLGVAKRIARDNALAEDIVHDVFIRIWTRAASFNPERGSARGWIFSVTRHMALNFVRNNRHAFQVSEDSEMLLHPLATLDGHAAPQDERQWQTGAERIHGCLEQLEPARRSCIVHAYVDGYTHAEIAEKLATPLGTVKAWIKRSLSALRECMG is encoded by the coding sequence GTGACGTTACCTGAGTCTTTTTTTGACTATGAAGCCTGCCTGCTCGCCTGCGCTCGCGGCGAGCGCCAGGCGCTGGTGGCTTTATATGCACAGGAGAGCGCACGGTTGCTGGGCGTGGCCAAACGGATCGCCCGTGACAACGCACTGGCTGAGGACATCGTGCATGACGTCTTTATCAGAATCTGGACCCGCGCTGCCAGCTTCAACCCTGAGCGCGGGTCCGCACGCGGATGGATTTTCAGCGTGACCCGACATATGGCCTTGAACTTCGTGCGCAACAATCGCCACGCGTTTCAAGTCAGTGAGGACAGCGAGATGCTGCTGCACCCTTTAGCCACGCTGGATGGCCACGCCGCGCCGCAGGATGAGCGGCAATGGCAAACCGGTGCCGAGCGCATTCACGGCTGCCTTGAACAGCTTGAACCTGCTCGACGCAGTTGCATTGTGCACGCCTATGTCGACGGCTATACCCACGCCGAAATTGCCGAAAAACTGGCCACACCCTTGGGCACAGTCAAAGCCTGGATCAAACGCAGTTTGAGCGCCTTGCGCGAGTGCATGGGATGA
- a CDS encoding DedA family protein, whose protein sequence is MFEHIDFNYLLATYGYLAIFIGCLLEGETILILGGMAAHQHVLKLLPVIGYASLAGMLGDQLLFWVGRYFGARLMPRLHRQQATIERVTQLVNQHPTVSVFSVRFLYGMRLVGPMVIGACKVSPLKFTCINLLGAVTWATVFASVGYWAGEFLEGVLGDLKPYRLPIVLCVIVLMVALAVIRHYRAKSRAGVKSL, encoded by the coding sequence ATGTTTGAGCACATTGACTTCAACTACTTGCTGGCAACCTACGGCTACCTGGCCATTTTTATTGGCTGCTTGCTAGAGGGTGAAACCATCCTGATTTTGGGCGGCATGGCGGCTCACCAGCATGTCCTCAAGCTGTTGCCAGTGATTGGTTACGCCAGCCTGGCCGGGATGCTGGGGGATCAGTTGCTGTTCTGGGTCGGGCGTTACTTTGGAGCGCGCTTGATGCCGCGCCTGCACAGGCAGCAAGCCACCATTGAACGAGTGACGCAGTTGGTCAACCAACACCCGACAGTGTCGGTTTTTTCTGTGCGTTTTTTGTATGGCATGCGTCTGGTCGGACCGATGGTGATTGGCGCATGCAAGGTTTCACCCTTGAAATTCACCTGTATCAATCTGTTGGGCGCTGTGACGTGGGCAACGGTATTTGCCAGCGTTGGGTACTGGGCAGGCGAATTTCTGGAAGGTGTATTGGGCGACCTCAAGCCGTACCGCCTGCCGATTGTGTTGTGCGTGATTGTGCTGATGGTGGCGTTGGCGGTGATACGTCATTACCGGGCTAAAAGCCGGGCAGGGGTCAAATCACTTTGA
- a CDS encoding DUF3455 domain-containing protein, whose protein sequence is MNAKRLLSQTLLTLAAAMCVAAPSAYAQSQLPENIRVPVGHKVTMKTVGVGEITYECKQKANDPSQMEWTFVGPKAQLNDTNGKQIGTYFGPPATWQALDGSKVTGTQLAVAPAGAGNLPYQLVKANPAEGKGAMSGVSYIQRVALKGGVAPSSECSAANKGQQHVVKYQADYIFWANS, encoded by the coding sequence ATGAACGCAAAACGCTTGCTCAGCCAAACCTTACTGACCCTGGCCGCCGCGATGTGTGTGGCAGCTCCGAGCGCCTATGCGCAGTCCCAACTGCCGGAAAACATCCGCGTTCCCGTGGGCCACAAGGTGACGATGAAGACAGTGGGTGTCGGCGAAATAACTTACGAATGTAAGCAAAAAGCCAACGACCCCAGCCAAATGGAGTGGACATTTGTAGGCCCAAAAGCCCAGTTGAATGACACAAATGGTAAACAAATTGGAACCTATTTTGGTCCTCCTGCCACATGGCAAGCGTTGGATGGATCTAAAGTCACAGGCACCCAGCTCGCGGTTGCTCCGGCAGGCGCGGGCAACCTGCCGTATCAATTGGTCAAGGCCAATCCGGCCGAAGGCAAAGGCGCCATGAGCGGCGTCAGTTACATCCAGCGTGTCGCGCTCAAAGGCGGTGTTGCGCCCAGCAGCGAATGTTCAGCCGCCAACAAGGGGCAGCAGCACGTGGTCAAGTATCAGGCGGACTACATCTTCTGGGCCAACAGCTAA
- a CDS encoding anti-sigma factor domain-containing protein: MTFKPDEDNPNARDALAGEYVLGTLDAEQRQAVEQRMPQDPMLQAAVDRWEARLLPLTDLVPPHPPSARLWPRIERSLNASNSPVQAKNPIHWWNLLPLWRGLSAAGLAATVVLGTVLLTASPKVSPPAYVVVLVAPQSQAPGWVIQASNRQNIQLIPLGVAQIPSDKALEFWTKAEGWDGPVSLGLVKPGQTLSVPLDSLPPLEPNQLFELTLEGPEGSPIGKPTGPIQFIGRAVKVI; encoded by the coding sequence ATGACTTTCAAGCCTGACGAAGACAACCCGAACGCGCGCGACGCACTGGCAGGTGAATACGTGCTGGGCACTCTGGACGCCGAACAGCGTCAAGCCGTTGAACAACGCATGCCACAAGACCCGATGCTGCAAGCCGCCGTCGATCGTTGGGAAGCTCGTCTTTTGCCGCTCACCGATCTGGTGCCGCCACACCCTCCTTCGGCCCGGCTGTGGCCACGTATCGAGCGCAGCCTGAATGCCTCGAACTCTCCCGTTCAAGCCAAGAACCCAATCCATTGGTGGAACCTCTTGCCGCTCTGGCGCGGCCTGTCAGCAGCAGGACTGGCTGCGACGGTGGTGCTGGGCACGGTATTGCTCACCGCGTCACCAAAGGTTTCGCCGCCGGCCTACGTTGTGGTGTTGGTAGCACCACAGAGCCAGGCTCCGGGCTGGGTCATTCAGGCCAGCAATCGTCAGAACATTCAGCTTATCCCGCTGGGCGTCGCGCAAATCCCATCCGACAAGGCGCTGGAGTTCTGGACCAAGGCCGAAGGCTGGGATGGCCCGGTGTCTCTGGGTTTGGTCAAACCGGGGCAAACCTTATCGGTACCGCTGGACAGCCTGCCGCCGCTGGAGCCCAATCAACTCTTTGAGCTGACCCTTGAAGGCCCTGAGGGTTCGCCAATAGGCAAGCCTACCGGACCGATTCAATTCATCGGCCGCGCCGTCAAAGTGATTTGA